Proteins co-encoded in one Bacillus paramycoides genomic window:
- a CDS encoding AHH domain-containing protein codes for MEALQEARDTFMFSETGGRSRFKGVQEVIKDYADKVLDRVEVKNEYPDSYTVSKILREGHKDAGIEPPPYSNAAHHIGPWNDKRAAIVQELLEEFGVHPDSAANGVFLPYKLNDYVTTEALHIGSHSAEYADEVARVLKEVKVYGGT; via the coding sequence TTGGAAGCTTTACAAGAAGCCCGTGATACATTTATGTTTTCTGAAACTGGTGGAAGAAGTAGATTTAAAGGTGTACAAGAAGTAATAAAAGATTATGCGGATAAAGTTCTTGATAGAGTTGAAGTGAAAAATGAGTATCCTGATTCGTATACAGTATCTAAAATATTACGTGAAGGACATAAGGATGCAGGGATTGAGCCACCCCCATATTCTAATGCAGCACATCACATCGGACCCTGGAATGATAAAAGGGCGGCAATTGTACAAGAATTATTAGAAGAGTTTGGGGTACATCCTGATTCTGCTGCTAATGGGGTATTTTTACCATATAAATTGAACGATTATGTAACTACTGAAGCATTACATATCGGTAGTCATTCAGCAGAATATGCAGATGAAGTGGCTAGAGTGTTAAAAGAAGTTAAAGTATACGGTGGTACTTAA
- the spo0A gene encoding sporulation transcription factor Spo0A, giving the protein MEKIKVCLVDDNKELVSMLESYVAAQDDMEVIGTAYNGQECLNLLKDKQPDVLVLDIIMPHLDGLAVLEKMRHIERLRQPSVIMLTAFGQEDVTKKAVDLGASYFILKPFDMENLTSHIRQVSGKANATIKRPLPSFRSATTVDGKPKNLDASITSIIHEIGVPAHIKGYMYLREAISMVYNDIELLGSITKVLYPDIAKKYNTTASRVERAIRHAIEVAWSRGNIDSISSLFGYTVSMSKAKPTNSEFIAMVADKLRLEHKAS; this is encoded by the coding sequence GTGGAGAAAATTAAAGTATGTCTTGTGGATGATAATAAAGAATTAGTATCAATGCTAGAGAGTTATGTAGCTGCTCAAGATGATATGGAAGTAATCGGTACTGCTTATAATGGTCAAGAGTGTTTAAATTTATTAAAAGATAAACAGCCGGATGTACTCGTATTAGATATTATTATGCCACATTTAGATGGTTTAGCTGTACTAGAGAAAATGCGACATATCGAAAGGTTAAGACAGCCTAGCGTAATCATGTTGACAGCATTTGGACAAGAAGATGTGACGAAAAAAGCAGTTGACTTAGGTGCTTCATATTTCATATTAAAACCATTTGATATGGAGAATTTAACGAGTCATATTCGTCAAGTGAGCGGTAAAGCGAACGCTACTATTAAACGTCCACTGCCATCTTTCCGATCAGCAACAACAGTAGATGGAAAACCGAAAAACTTAGACGCGAGCATTACGAGTATCATTCATGAAATTGGTGTGCCTGCTCATATTAAAGGGTACATGTACTTAAGGGAAGCAATTTCTATGGTGTACAATGACATCGAATTACTTGGATCTATTACGAAAGTATTGTATCCAGATATCGCGAAGAAATATAATACAACAGCAAGCCGCGTTGAACGCGCAATCCGTCACGCAATTGAAGTAGCATGGAGTCGTGGGAATATCGATTCTATTTCGTCCTTATTCGGTTATACAGTATCCATGTCAAAAGCAAAACCTACGAATTCCGAGTTCATCGCAATGGTTGCGGATAAGCTGAGACTTGAACATAAGGCTTCGTAA
- the spoIVB gene encoding SpoIVB peptidase, whose amino-acid sequence MNKLKLERFRKIIGIFLLVSLVFIGCFKPLRTFISSPKQLVVFEGQQSEIASLPVFQASSTDRHVFTVSSNEQKQGLMVNSHQNGEADMVFQLAGFPVKKVNVKVLKDFKVIPGGQSIGVKLNTKGVLVVGHHLIQTEKGKVSPGETAGVQIGDMITEINGKTIKRMSDVAPFIHRSGETGEPLNLVLLRDGKQIRTKLKPQKDSGESSYRIGLYIRDSAAGIGTMTFVHPDSMKYGALGHVISDNDTKKPIQVEDGQIMRSTVTSIERGSHGNPGEKIARFSPDREVIGNITINSPFGIFGKLNTNMTNGVMDKAMPIALSHQVKEGPAKILTVIDQDKVEAFDIEVVSTVPQKFPATKGMVIKVTDKRLLAKTGGIVQGMSGSPIVQNGKVIGAVTHVFVNDPTSGYGVHIEWMLHEAGINIYDQERKAS is encoded by the coding sequence GTGAACAAATTGAAATTAGAAAGATTTCGCAAAATAATAGGTATTTTTCTCCTTGTTTCTTTAGTTTTTATAGGGTGTTTTAAACCGCTTCGGACGTTTATTTCATCCCCGAAGCAACTTGTTGTTTTTGAAGGGCAACAATCAGAAATAGCTTCATTACCAGTGTTTCAAGCTTCATCTACAGATCGTCATGTGTTTACAGTAAGTTCAAATGAACAAAAACAAGGACTTATGGTAAATTCTCATCAAAATGGTGAAGCAGATATGGTGTTTCAACTTGCTGGTTTTCCAGTGAAAAAAGTAAATGTGAAAGTATTGAAAGATTTCAAGGTTATTCCAGGTGGACAATCAATTGGTGTGAAGTTAAACACAAAAGGGGTACTTGTTGTAGGTCATCATTTAATTCAAACCGAAAAAGGGAAAGTATCTCCTGGTGAAACAGCTGGTGTGCAAATTGGAGATATGATTACTGAAATTAACGGTAAAACAATTAAAAGAATGAGTGATGTAGCGCCATTTATTCATAGGAGTGGTGAGACAGGCGAACCGCTTAATCTTGTTTTATTAAGAGATGGGAAACAAATTCGTACTAAATTAAAACCACAAAAAGACAGTGGAGAATCGTCATATCGCATTGGTTTATATATTCGTGATTCGGCAGCTGGAATCGGAACAATGACATTTGTTCATCCAGATTCTATGAAATATGGAGCACTTGGTCATGTTATTTCTGATAACGATACAAAAAAGCCGATTCAAGTCGAAGATGGACAAATTATGCGTTCGACAGTTACATCAATTGAAAGAGGTAGTCATGGGAATCCAGGAGAGAAAATAGCAAGGTTCTCACCGGATCGTGAAGTGATTGGCAATATTACAATAAACAGTCCGTTTGGTATTTTTGGCAAATTGAATACAAATATGACAAATGGCGTAATGGATAAAGCAATGCCTATTGCACTATCTCATCAAGTAAAAGAAGGACCGGCAAAAATATTAACAGTTATTGATCAAGATAAAGTGGAAGCGTTTGATATTGAAGTTGTTAGTACAGTACCGCAAAAGTTTCCGGCGACGAAAGGCATGGTAATAAAAGTAACAGACAAACGTTTGTTAGCGAAAACGGGTGGTATCGTACAAGGGATGAGCGGAAGTCCAATTGTACAAAATGGAAAAGTAATTGGTGCTGTTACACATGTATTTGTAAATGATCCAACATCAGGATACGGTGTTCATATTGAATGGATGTTACACGAGGCTGGAATTAACATTTATGATCAAGAAAGAAAAGCGAGCTAA
- the recN gene encoding DNA repair protein RecN produces the protein MLSELSIRNFAIIEALNISFQKGLTVLSGETGAGKSIIIDAISLLVGGRGSAEFVRYGTEKAEIEGLFYVEDDKHPCIEKAEELDIEIEDGMIILKRDIAANGKSVCRVNGKLVTLSVLKEIGKTLVDIHGQHETQDLMNEERHLFMLDHFDGERIVKQLDIYQNVYADYEKLKKQLKSLSENEQQMAHRLDLIQFQHEEIRKADLKMDEENELTEERLKISNFEKIYKALGDAYRSLSADGQGLDNVRSAMGQMESITHLDEVYQENHDSIANSYYLLEEVAYQLREKLDMMEYDPNRLDEIETRLNEIRMLKRKYGNTVEEILAYADKIEQEIFTIENKDVHIETTKKQLKELESVILKEATLLSNMRHELAEHLTNAIHQELKELYMEKTKFEVRIMKREGNAEEPLVEGAPVRLTADGYDHVEFYISTNPGEPLKPLSKVASGGELSRIILALKSIFSKHQGVASVIFDEVDTGVSGRVAQAIAEKIYRVSVNSQVLCITHLPQVASMADSHLFIRKQVANDRTITSVTVLTMEDKVTEIARMISGVEITDLTTEHAKELLTQAHHFKQTAEAIQ, from the coding sequence TTCAAAAAGGATTAACGGTTTTAAGTGGTGAAACAGGAGCCGGAAAATCGATTATTATTGATGCGATTAGTTTACTTGTAGGTGGTCGTGGTTCAGCCGAATTCGTTCGATACGGGACGGAAAAAGCTGAGATAGAGGGGCTATTTTATGTAGAAGATGATAAGCATCCATGTATTGAAAAGGCAGAAGAGTTGGACATAGAAATAGAAGACGGCATGATTATTTTGAAGCGTGATATCGCTGCAAACGGAAAAAGTGTATGTCGTGTAAATGGGAAATTAGTTACTCTTAGTGTATTAAAAGAAATTGGAAAAACACTTGTTGATATTCATGGACAGCACGAAACGCAAGATTTAATGAATGAAGAGCGTCATTTATTTATGCTCGATCATTTTGATGGAGAGCGTATTGTTAAACAATTGGATATATATCAAAATGTATACGCTGATTATGAGAAGTTAAAAAAACAGTTAAAATCGTTAAGTGAAAATGAACAACAAATGGCGCATCGCTTAGATTTAATTCAATTCCAGCATGAAGAAATCCGTAAGGCGGATTTAAAGATGGATGAAGAAAATGAATTGACTGAAGAACGCTTGAAAATTTCTAATTTCGAAAAAATTTATAAAGCATTAGGCGATGCATATCGCTCGTTAAGCGCGGACGGACAAGGATTAGATAATGTAAGAAGCGCAATGGGACAAATGGAGAGTATTACACATTTAGATGAAGTGTATCAAGAAAATCATGACTCAATTGCAAATAGCTATTACTTATTAGAAGAAGTTGCGTATCAACTGAGAGAAAAGCTCGATATGATGGAATATGATCCGAATCGTTTAGACGAAATTGAAACGCGTTTAAATGAAATTCGTATGCTAAAGAGAAAATATGGAAATACTGTAGAAGAGATTTTAGCGTATGCTGATAAAATTGAACAAGAAATTTTTACGATTGAAAATAAAGACGTTCATATTGAAACGACGAAGAAGCAGTTAAAGGAATTAGAAAGTGTGATTCTGAAAGAAGCAACGTTGTTAAGTAATATGCGTCATGAGCTTGCAGAGCATCTTACAAATGCCATTCATCAGGAATTAAAAGAATTATATATGGAAAAAACAAAATTTGAAGTGAGAATTATGAAGAGAGAAGGAAATGCTGAAGAGCCTCTTGTGGAGGGAGCGCCAGTAAGACTTACGGCGGATGGCTATGACCATGTGGAATTTTATATTTCAACAAATCCAGGTGAGCCGTTAAAGCCACTTTCAAAGGTCGCTTCTGGCGGAGAGTTATCTCGTATTATTTTAGCTTTAAAAAGTATTTTTTCTAAGCATCAAGGTGTTGCATCTGTAATTTTTGATGAGGTGGATACTGGTGTAAGTGGTCGAGTTGCACAGGCTATTGCAGAAAAAATTTATCGAGTATCAGTAAACTCACAAGTACTTTGTATTACGCACTTACCTCAAGTAGCTTCAATGGCGGATTCGCATTTATTTATTCGAAAACAAGTAGCGAATGATCGAACAATTACGTCAGTTACGGTTTTAACTATGGAGGATAAAGTAACAGAAATAGCTCGAATGATTTCTGGTGTGGAAATTACAGATTTAACGACAGAACATGCGAAAGAATTACTCACGCAAGCGCATCATTTTAAACAGACAGCAGAGGCTATCCAGTAA